A window of Gossypium raimondii isolate GPD5lz chromosome 7, ASM2569854v1, whole genome shotgun sequence genomic DNA:
TGATCTCCCATGACAGAGTTATGGATACTAATATCAGAAGTTCTTTAATGAACATAGTGGTGTCATCGTAACTTCCacattactttgataactttaagTGGTTGCATTATTCCTCCTATCTAGAGTATATTGTTTGTGGTGGATGGCTTGACATGTCTCAGTGCTGatatttcattattcaaataagatttttaattttggattttgttatatttaagcTTTATACTAATTTTTCCCTAGTACTAACTTActtatgttttcctttttatttttattttttgcagtaGTTTGCTTCGAAGTCCAGGAAATTGAGGTATTTATTCCTATGTTTCCCACCTtggttttcttaaaaaaacacctccaaatgtttaaattttggattttgttatattttatctatgtactttaattattattttgagttttaaaaggagttttaattaagaatttttttaagttgtGGGTATCggttttaattatcattttgatttatatgttgCTAGCTCAATTTGCATGTTACTTTGCCAAATTTTTCCATAACGCAAGGTATAAATTATGATTGTAAACCTTGTACGTATTTTTACCCAAGCAAAAAcaattacataaattattaaaattcttaaatcaCTTTATATATTGGAgtaagtgaataaattatgggTGAATAGTGGATTCGTTTTAAAGTGAACAAATTatcgattttcaattttatgcCAATTAATAAATTATCGACGTTAGTTCTCATTTATGCGATTGAAtgttaatgtttaataatatatgattattcaataaattgatcgattaattgattgaatgtcaatgaattatcaattttgtaagttaatttggttaaatttattacttaaatacattacttactaaaatttgtttaaatttattacttaaatatgttacttaaatacattacttactaaaatttaagtatatattacattacttacataacttgttaaaatatattataattttaaaataattataaataagatacataaaagtgCTATACTTACATCATACATTATTTACAcaaccaaaatttgaaatttacaagaacctacataacttgttaatatttatataaacttacataactatcacataaacttacataatatataacttacatgttaccttacataatacataacttatataaaattttatataaacttacataatacattatttacatattaacttacataAGTTATCTACAAGCTTGTGGttaaacttgcataacttacataataacataacaacttacataatacatagcatacataacacataacttacataatacaaaacttacataacttaaatatcttacacaacttacataacgtacataatacataacttacataacttacataatacataataacttacaacttacataacatacattactttgataacttacataacttacataatacacaacttgttaagcttacttaatacataacttacataacttatacacgtacataacttacataatttacttaatacataaatatatatcatatgatatacttacataactcatttatactTACCACTCAATAACTTACCCTTGTAATTTCTGGTGAAAATCAGAcgtcaagaaataagaaatggaccggtcttggatgaatttatcaagggtaagcgacggttatcgaaatggagtacagacttttctaaattttgcatttcaatatgcaagccaggAGAACATGATtttttgcccgtgtaagaagtgtgtcaacataaactagcattatcgtgaagtagtatacgagcatctaattatTGATGGGTTTGTttggggttataaacaatgactttttcatggagaatgcccacCTAGTACTTCCTCatcaaggatggatgtatcttatgatagtactacttaccatcagtctgttagaggggatgacatggaagggtAGTTGCGggaagcatttaatattcacaaccATGGTTTACAGTCGTTCCCAGCCGACTTTgtggcatctgatgattgtaatatcggtggaaatgcttttaccaaACCCGGAAGAAGTGTAcacatgaagagccgaatggagaagcgtcgaagttctacgcgctacttaatgacatgaatgaaGAACTGTttgagggatcaaaattctcaaaattatcTTTCTGTATTCGTCTTTTCCAGTTAAagtgtttgggagggtggattGGGAACTCTTtaacaatgctgttagagtttctGAGAgagatgtttccgtttgcaaaaatccctcaatcatgcaaagatatgaagaaaatgataaaagatttaggtcttgggtacaccaaaatccatagttgcccgaatgactgcatgttgtattggggcgatcgaaGAAACCAGCAGTGCTGTCACATATGCGGCCAATcacgttggataaatagaaacacagaagatgggaacgacgatgaaaacGATGCACTGGCAAGAAAGAAGTCGGTCAAGATTTTGCAGTATTTTCCGCTCATACCAAGGCTtaaaaggcttttcatgtcgtcgaagacagcagagtctatgacgtggcaccatgatggacgaactgATGATGGGAAGATgaggcatccggcagattctttagcttggaaatcatttgataataaatttccaagctttgcaagcgatcctaggagtgtaaGGCTTGGcttagcatctgatggatttaatccgtACAAGATCATGAGTCTGCGTCGATGCTTGGCGAtggtgcttgttccttacaatcgcctccgtggatttgcatgaagcaatcttccttatcttatctatggtTATCCACGGAGAGAAAGGGccggaatgatatcgacatttatttacaaccacttattgaagagttaaaataattatgggtggtgtcgagacatacggtGTCTttgaaaggagaactttaatttacgtgcagctttgatgtggaccattaatgactttcccgcttacgccaatttatctggttggagtaccaagggtcgttatgcgtgtccttgttgtgctgcacaaacatgttcgcaatggttgtacaatgggaagaagttctcttacattgggcatcgtcggtggttaccggaaaatcatatagttagatttcagagttttgtatttgacggtactgaagagttcagagaagctccttcgcagaccagtggctctgaaatcttattcatgttggaagatatgaatttcatttatgggaagatgaaccaaccgccaaacacgcaaagaaatagaagatcaaacgATGAAGTTGATGATGACTCTAatgaagaggacgatcctaatgaggcggacttgtggaaaaaaaaagtatttttttgagttaccttattgggagcatcaccttttacgacacaatcttgatgttatgcacattgagaaaaatgtctgcgagaacattgtgggtacaattttgaatgtcgacggaaaatcaaaagacaatcttcagagtcgacttgatttagtacaaatgggaaatatcggttgccgccatctattttttcaatgtcgaagacggaaaaagaagtgttctgcacggtgttgaaggatataaaggttccagatacgtatgcatcaaatatatctcgatgtgttagtgttaaatatcgaagattatattcgctaaaatcacatgactatcacatcttgatgcaagatttactgtcagtggctctacgatgttgtatgtccaagaaggtgacgtctgtataattgaactatccaacataatgaaagccatttgtggcaaagttttggatgttcaagaacttcagaaggtacaagatcgagccgctttgactttatgcaacatggagaaaatcttcccaccttccttcttcaccattatggttcacttgataatccatctcccgcacgaagcaattcttggcggacccgttttctatcgatggatgtatcccatagaaaggtgttaattaaaatttttaaaattttccttcattcacctctatgcctttagtttcaataattaagaaatgttgtatattgtgtttaggtttctatccaaattaaagtcttactgccgcaacaagcgatatccagaaggatcgattgcagaaggctacttggcagaagaatgtatgaccttctgcttaagatatttggaagatgttgaaacaaggttaaacagaccaaataggaatgctggactcacggaccataacttagcctatacttatttgttccaaagttttggagaaccaatcggcaaagttgaaattgcagaattagatcatttttcgtgggtacaagcacatcgatatgttttgtttcaccacgaatcattggaacctttacggaagtaagttctacaaatttgataaatatttatcaaactaataactgtttatcttctaacaaagtgaacatttttttaacttagtgagtacaaacaaatattgagatctcgttcgcgctcccgaagaacacaacatcgagatatcaataagttgtttacagaatctttttatgaatggttaagccaaacggtatgcagttcgagcttccgcttacaaataataatgttttctcataacatttttaattactcagtttactttccattcaataggtttggagtgggaagaacgtaaacgacgaagttaaatggctctcccaaggtccaaatcgagtggttaaaagatatagtgcgttcctcatcaacggattcagatttcatacaaaatatcacgagaggttgaggagaacgtaaaattgtggaatagttgtcaattttgcaattacaagttatgctagtgcaaGGGACAATAATcttgtcgagggaaatgtggaatatttcggacatcttactgacataattgagttggattactacggtaaatggaaagttgtcttatttcgtggtgattgggccgatgttaatacagctcgtggaattaagcaagatcaatttggttttacaatggtgaactttgaccgattgattcacacaggacaacaactgatagatgagccgtatgtattctcatttcaagtcaaacaagttttttactcaaaagatccaactgatgagggttggtacgttgtactccgtaacatccctagagacttgtttgacatgggcagtggaagtagagataacatcgacgacagatcagaaacttttccctttccagaacaaaacttaaatgataatatctctagtactagtgcacaatttcaatgtgttcgtcaggataccgatgaagatatttacgaataatgatgtagtaagattttacgattgtttaattataagtattttgtcataatttaaatcttggtcttattatatatttcaactgttttatatgtgctgttattgttgtaattagttattaagttgtcaactattttatgtgtattgcagataaaatgcctagaagaaaaattctaagaggaagcattgttcaaaatgatccaaacacgacagaaacaaatagtactaAACAACAGACaacaattggatcttcgaatgttccgattacagcTGATgatcctacagaagttcaaagtaattttacatttaatttacatgcgtgttgacttatagttgattttttttcaaattcttatattataatataccatttgtagctgaaaaatggtgggacgcgcagaggtcgaggacgtacgctacttagagagttatacgagttagatccagtcgagcgtgtcaaagttggacgaaacagttttggtcagcctgttggatcagaagctcgacttttagcaggatacatgggcattttagcacgaaatccgaatatgttgcctatcaactacgactcatggcatcaaatgcccgatagcaaaaAAAACCAAGCCCTCAATAATATTAAGgcaacaaaatgttaatgtcatctgtaatgcttgggaaatagtttcatttatatttactttattaacttgtggtttttgttttttgtagacgaggtttgctttagaggtctcggatgcttatgtaaagaaggcattgggaaaaaagatggagagacaataaaagtactttgaagagatattattataagacaaaaacaaccctcgatgagaaattgcaaaatgtcccgccgggtatattgaggtaccaatgggaagatgcggttagattttgtcattcgaagaaaggcgaggtatgacgtacttccaaactattgtaattattttggtaaatagtattttctatttacgtactaaaaatttcataacgtaggatcgtgaacaagttggaaaaagtagcaggcagaaacaaaaatttacccacatagccgggtcgagaagttttgtatgtgtagctgaggcggaggtatttttaattttttaatattgtcgaatatgtataactttctattaaataatatttttactactatattgtaggaacgtAAATGCAGTCAAAAGTTgaacgccttcaactttttgaaattacatagGAAGAAAATGGATCTCCCATGACTCACAAGttggtgaaataatggtacgtttacttaatacgatttggcttgttttagttatttatagtgtttattttctaatggtttaattcattgcttgtaatgcgactattgttatgttgcatatgttttttaatatataatattgcgttcctaactatgtgatttatttattaggaaaaactaaaggataaaaaggcggagcacgaagcgattgcttctagtgatagttctgttcatcttgaagacattgataatcagattattactgaagttttgggtcctgaaaggtatggtcgggttcgatttcaaggatcttttgttagcccaacccaatattttggatccagctcccaccaatacatggcttcggggagtcaggctcaagctgaagttcagaggttaaaagaccagatggctcagatgcaagcgaccacagttgaggttcaaaagaaatatgaagaactccagctacaacttaaagcagaggcggcagcgagggaagcagcgGCTGCAGCGAGGGAAGTGGAGGCTACAGCGAGAGAAGCAAAGCAGaccaaaaagtacgacgaactccaaTGACGActtgattatgatgaagatgtttgaTCATAACTTCCGCCTTCATAGTGTATggcataaatattttatcattttaacatttaacattttgcaaaaataatatgaattcacttttatttattgatattaatattattttattcgtttaatttgaaatattatataaatttattgcttttggtttttttagatctggttgcttttgatttgttgttacGGGAgggtgaaaaatgaaaaatttaattaaaaaatcccaaaaatagtggcgttttgtaTAAAAACGCtggaccatgttctttagcggtagCTTAGTAAAAAACGCctctaaagaccatgttctttagtggtAAGTAAAAACGCctctaaagaccatgttctttaagCGCGCTTTGATACAAATGccactaaagaccatgttcttcaTGGCGCTTGGATTAAAAGcataaagaccatgttctttaggcGCTTGGATAAAaacgctaaagaacatggtctttagtggcatttttaccaaagcaccgctaaagaacatggtctttagcggcattttttttgTAAACGCTGCAAATGTTTGCGACGTTTTccttagcggcattttttgcggcgcttgcgGAAGCGCCGCAgatacctttagtggcgttaaaaagcgccgctaaaggcctaaaaaaacgccgctaaagacctgtttGTAGTGACTAATTGGGCAAACTTGACTTACCTTCTTTGAGTTTATCTATTTAAGGATTATTTAGGGTTTTGGTATCGTTCATAGTGAGAGggttttggtatgtataaaCTTTACATGTTTTTTAGTTTCTCAAGAGGTGGCTTGAGCTTTTGGATCTATTTTTTACAAGTAATAAACGGCTAGAGGCTAACCAACGATAGTCTTCCAAAACCCAGTGGAGGTATTACTATTGAGCTTTTGGATCTTGCAAGTAATGGATGCCTAGAGACTAACCAATGATAGTCTTCCCAAACCTAGTGGAAGTATCACTATTTCTTGCTTCCAAGTTCTTTGAATCTTCAATTGTTTCTCCCCAAATCCTCTATGTTGGTGTCGAGttgttgttcaattttattttgagttgcAATTAACGATAGAgatgaaattagaaaaaaaaaaaaacgaacaCACAAATTAGTTACGACGTAGTTTGGAATCCGTTCTTATGTTTGCACAACTTTACTCGAAGAGTTAtctattataatttcaatagtATAAGATGTGATTTATGCTTGATTCGCTCATCGTGTTACAACTCATGACTCCTATATAATTATCCAGATTCACTCTTTTACTAAATCTTTCATCCTAAAAGCTTAGGGAGAgtataaatcaaaatagtttGTTTACAACATAAAATGCGCTCACAACACATTCGTCTATTGAATAAATTAGTCCTCTCTGAAATTCATCCATAAATTAGGGAACTAGTCTTCAATATATAGACTTTTGTAAAACTGTAAACCCAAGCTAGTATGAATATGGCATGAAATAAAAGAGATCTTCAACAATCAAACTTCTACCAATTACAAATCACTTTAAACAATGTAGGTGAAATAtactaaaacttttaaaagatttttcttgTCCGACCaattataattatgaaaattattgcTCAATATcctttaaaatatgcataaaaataggtaaaaatattctaaaaacaaaataagtaaattggAATTTGCACAATTGTAAAATGAGTTGTTGACAATTGCAAAATGtctttattttagttaattatgattttatttttaatattttattaaacaatgaaaaaatttggaaaaaaattgtaagTGGTTTGATTTTTAACTCCATTGACatgaatattattatcaatataagaGGATATAGGTTCGAATGTGCAGATGTGCATATTGTTGAAAAAGTTAacttatgtttatttatttaatttgataataaataaaaatcgaatTAAGTTTACTCGTccattaaatttgatttttaaaaaaatataagctggtgctttaataaaataataaaataatttgaaatcaaatgaaaaagaaaaccctaattctATAAAAGATCGATTTAGTGAAGAACCGGAATCAGAAATCACTGAGAGGACAAAACCCagaaaaagaataatatgtCGGGGCCGCAAGAGGAAGATAAGAAGCCTGGCGATCAATCCGCCGCCCATATAAACCTCAAAGTTAAAGGCCAGGTCTTTCTCCACTTGCATCCCtccattctattttttttagttaatacTGGGAGATAATTTTCCCTCTTTTTCTCCCTTTTCACTTGtttgtttggttattttaatccctattttttttcattgcaCATAGAAAATTATGCTAACGTGGACTAGGATTGATTTTATAGTTCCCTTTGTTTTTACTTGTAATTTCTGTGTTTGATATTTGAACTTTGGGATTAAATAAGATGCTGGCATGATTGCGATTGGGTTGTTGCAAAGATTGTTCTTTTTATATTCCTCTTTTTGTTGTTATGGAGTTTAATACttgaaattaaagttaattcTGTAATTTTCGtcttataatattattttcattattttcttcttcttttttctttgttatgATTTGTGCATGCTTTAGTTTAGGCTAGACTGTCTTGGGTAACttgagttttttctttttcacaaaagaatGGATTTTTCTTTTAGTATAAAATGTAGATAAACGACATGTAATTATGagttttatgattattttcaaatttatcgATTTGTTGAATACTATGTAAtggtaaattattttcaagttcattttgttatatgtttcaaatatataaatagtatatattgAATGTTAGCTAGTTTTTACATAGTGCATATGTCATTCTTTCAATCTGTATAACAAACCAAATCCTGTTCCTGTCTCTCAAGTtcactttgtttttatttctttatgttCGATTTTGCCTTTTACATTGATTCTTTGCTTACATAATAATGGCTCCCTTTCCTTGGCCAAAAGAAACACCACACTTTCAGTTTGATTTTTCCGGTATCTGatagttttctttttgaaagttAGCTGACAAATTTACAACCATCCCTTCCATTCGTAGGCATACGTTAGAATGGTTAGTGTCGGACTTACTTCGGATCTTCTTGTGCTTGTATTTCTTGCAATCCAGTTTGGAAAACACATATAAGTGAGAGATATATGAATAATGGGAAGTTAATTCAGACTGTGGGGCGTAGAAAATTTGAAGGTTGAAATAGTTTTAGTGCTTTTGGGATGGTAGAGAACTGCAAATTTGGTATAAATTCTTGTTGTGACCGTGACACACCTTTGTTTTGACTTATCTATTCATGGAAACTgctaatttttttgttggtaAGCGGTTCTGGTTCAACACTTTGTTAGTTTACcgttaaatgatatatatatttggagaGGTGTTCATATTGTCGTAGTGGATTTGGGATTTATAATTGGCCTTTTTGGAGTAAGgcttcctcttttattttggactaaatttgtaattttgtatgatgAGCCTAGGATGGGAATGAAGTTTTCTTTAGGATCAAAAGAAGCACTCAACTGAAGAAGCTCATGAATGCATATTGTGATCGACAATCTGTGGATTTCAACTCGATTGCCTTCTTGTTCGATGGTCGCCGCCTGCGAGGCGAGCAAACTCCTGATGAGGTATCATTCCATTTTCTCTGTTAGATGAGTGACCACTCGAGCTAATCTGCACATTGCGGAGGGGGAATGtgttctaatgcatattttctcttttgtttcagCTGGAAATGGAGGATGGTGATGAGATCGATGCTATGCTTCACCAAACTGGTGGCACAAGCGCTTGATGTTGTCATCTGTGTGAAGGCAAGTTCTAGCTTACTGTTTTTAGCAGTTGAAAGTAGACTTACTGTCTGATTGTGTAGATGTTATTATATACGGACTTATTGCTATGGAatctttatttacttatttggTTCTGAAACATCTAGCTTTTCTTTATGAGTTCTAATGGCTTCGGTTTAAAATGAGATGGGATTTGGAGCTTGTTTTTTTCATTATGCCTTTGGTTTGATGGCTGTTTGGCAATTGCTAGCTATTTGTAAGTTAGTGATTTCTTGGTTCTCAAATATTTGTACTGCATGCATAGTGTATTCACTATATTATGATCCAAATTTGGACGAGGTTTTATTATGGATTGGATTTTATTcgttgaaagaaaaaaagatatgtaaaaaggttaaattctgctattggTCCCTATATGTAAAAAGATTGTATCACCTCCGGATGTGTTGAACACGAATATAGAACATGAGTACTTCAATTGAACCTAAAAGTAAGTAAAAGGGACTGTATCTTACTATATGgcacatttatttatgttgttatataataagtatatttattaaattttttataaaatttgaatgaaattttagttgaaatagtaaaattttaagttttaacttattttgtatataaaatgtattttggtatttttccaATTGAGTTGGTGTTTTGTTAATTTGTGATACTAATTCAACTAAAGGCGTAATATAGATATTATTCCAATTTGAGAGTGGATATCAAATGcggataaatatatttaattttaaaaatcttttatctagtttaaattttgttttatcctATCTACATATGAATCTTTCATATGCaccaaaacaaatattaaacaatttaaaataatagtattttccttctttttccatgtacatattttttcttcaaacTACCAGATAAATTTCTTTGTTATGGGGATTGGAAAAAATTCATCCCTATACCattaaatgaatcaaaaataaagttaaactGCAGTAGAGTTCAACACTACAGAGAAATTTTTTGTAGAGTGAGATGTTATCATTTAGCAAAATGAGATATTGGGGAGAGATGGCAGAGAGGAAAATTGGAGCAAACTCTAGAAAACAAGTACAATGGTAGGTGGTGGTAATGGATGCAATACGGGGTTGAGAAATATGAGAGCTACAATGGTTGACAGGTGGGGGTAATGGACGCAATAAGGGACTGAGAAAGATGAAAGCTACGGTGGTTATTGTGATTATAGacagaaagttgtagagagaattTTAGAGTGTTAATTTTGTGAAGATCAAAAAGTCCCCCAAATAAGATGCTCaaacctctatttataggcttagaAAAGGAAGCTATCTCAAAGAACGATTATGAAACAAGTGACATTTTTTACGGAATGTGGGTTATTTTTCAAGTATGTGTTGTGAATTATTGGGTAATGAAAGTAA
This region includes:
- the LOC105802521 gene encoding small ubiquitin-related modifier 1, translated to MSGPQEEDKKPGDQSAAHINLKVKGQDGNEVFFRIKRSTQLKKLMNAYCDRQSVDFNSIAFLFDGRRLRGEQTPDELEMEDGDEIDAMLHQTGGTSA